One genomic region from Terriglobus aquaticus encodes:
- a CDS encoding PepSY-associated TM helix domain-containing protein: protein MKQASRPSPGAAWRKRIAVASRWLHIYLSMISFGVILFFAVTGLTLNHADKLSGMQRVARYTGTIAATAMQPQPDHAAIEAQLRREHHIRGAVTDTRDDPDQVTLSFKGAGYAADAFIDRPGGKYQIIETRSGAIATLNDLHRGAVTGRAWSRIIDASAVFLTLVSLTGLCLLLFVYKRRSSGLILAAIGIAVAVLIARFLAA from the coding sequence TTGAAGCAGGCGTCCAGACCGTCGCCAGGTGCGGCGTGGCGCAAACGCATCGCCGTCGCCTCGCGCTGGCTGCACATCTACCTGTCGATGATCAGCTTCGGCGTGATCCTCTTTTTCGCCGTAACCGGGCTCACGCTGAACCACGCGGACAAGCTGAGCGGGATGCAGCGCGTAGCTCGGTACACCGGCACCATCGCTGCCACGGCCATGCAGCCGCAACCCGATCACGCCGCCATAGAGGCGCAGCTGCGCCGCGAGCACCACATCCGCGGAGCTGTCACCGACACCCGCGATGATCCCGACCAGGTCACGCTCTCGTTCAAGGGCGCAGGCTATGCCGCTGACGCCTTCATCGACCGCCCCGGCGGAAAGTACCAGATCATCGAGACGCGCTCTGGCGCGATAGCCACCCTGAACGACCTGCACCGCGGTGCAGTCACGGGCAGGGCATGGTCGCGGATCATCGACGCCTCGGCCGTCTTCCTCACCCTGGTCTCCCTAACCGGTCTGTGCCTGCTCCTTTTCGTCTACAAACGCCGCAGCTCCGGGCTGATCCTCGCCGCCATCGGCATCGCCGTCGCCGTTCTCATTGCCCGT